GTGGTGCAATTCGGCTGGGACTTGCCGGAGATCGAGGATGACGGGGCCTCGCCCCATCACCGGCTGGCCCAGGGCGAGCGCGAGGAGAAGCTGGCGGCGATGGTCGCGGAGTTGCCGGAACGCGAGCGCGAGCTGGTGCGGCTGAAATTCCAAGTGGGCCTGAGCTACAAGGAGATCGAGGAGCTCACCGGGATCTCGCAAGGGAACATCGGCTACTTTCTGCACCGCGCGGTGAAGGAACTGAAGGACCGCTGGCAACGGGAAGGAGGGGAGGGATGAAAGACCCCTTTGAAGATTTTCTGGAGGACACCTTGGGCGGGCCCGAGGACTTGGAGCTCGGCCACGAGATGCGCCGCCGCCTGCTGGAAGCGGCGGTGGCAGATGAGGCCCTTCCTGACGAGAATGTAGTCCGCATGGAGCGCCCGGACCCCGTGGAAACGGAGGGCTTCGACTGGCTGCTGGGAGAAGCTCCGGCCAGCGAGAAGCTGATGATCCGGATGATTCAGGATCCTCTTTTCCTCGATTCGCTCGATGGCCAGCGTGGATTCGTCGTTACCCTGCGCGAGGCTCTGCGCCGTACTGCGGCCGCCACCGCGCTGCCGTCGCGCCGCCGTCGCTGGCTGCCCGCGGCGATCCTATCGGCCGCTGCCGCGCTGGCCGTGACAACCGGACTGGTTCTTTTCAAGCCGACCGCGGACACGCCGGACCTCACCGAGGAAGTCGTGGAGGCTCCTGCCGTGGAAGTGCCCGTGCTCCGCCCACCTGCCAAGGCGATCACGGCCTTGGTCGATTCACCCGGGACGGAGGACTCCTCCGAGCCGTCCCCCTTTGCCTCCGAGATCGCCGGTGCATCCCCCCCCGCACTGGCAGATCTCGGCGGCACGGGTCGGAGCGTGGAGCTGGATGATCCAGCGCTGTCATCCGAGCTCGCGGGGGCTTTGCAACTCCCCGGAGAAGAGCCCTCCATGCCAGCGCCTCTGCTGGCGATGCTGCGCGAAAGCGGGGCGGTGTCGGGAGGCAGCTCTGAAAGCGATGATGGCTCGCTCCTGCTGGCGAGCGGCCCGAGCTTCCCGCATGTGGGGGGATTCGGCAGCTTCGGCTTCGGTGGCGATGGTCTTGGAATCGCACTCACGGGACCGGGCCGGGGTGGTGGCGGGAAAGATGGAAGCATTCCCGAACCGGGCGGCGCCCTGCCGGTGATGATCGGCTTCATGGTCCTGCTCCTCAGGCGCCCGCGACGCCAGAAGAGGGGCGATTAAGTCCCGGTGTGAGGATTTTTGTTGACGCGATCAACATAACATCCGTCTAACCGATTCCCTCTATCCGGCTCGGGTGGGGGGCGGGGTATCGGTGGGGGATTCTTTGATTCTACTAGGGCTGCAGGGCGTACTACGCGCTTACGTAGGGCATTTCTACGTAAAGGCGTGATGCACGGTATTTCAGGGAGCTGAATAATGGCTGCGAATTAAGCAACTTTTTCCCTTACCTCCCTATGACCGCTCAAGACCGCATCAACCAATTGGCCCAAGCTGCTCTCCGCTCCGCTCCTCCGACCGGCTCCGCACCCAAGCCGGCGACCTATATGCCGAGTTTCGAGCAGATGCGCTCGGAGCAATTCATCGAGAAGGCAGCCGCCGCCAAGACCGAGGCTGCCGCCCCGGTGGCTGCTACTCCCGCCGCTCCTTCGCCCACGGTGGT
The sequence above is a segment of the Luteolibacter rhizosphaerae genome. Coding sequences within it:
- a CDS encoding RNA polymerase sigma factor — encoded protein: MKEARSTEPGGNWLAEILVRYEKPLLKHAYGICSDRELSRDAVQETFFRLIRTRDKGMPENLTAWLFTVCRNVLTDHLRRQKVVQFGWDLPEIEDDGASPHHRLAQGEREEKLAAMVAELPERERELVRLKFQVGLSYKEIEELTGISQGNIGYFLHRAVKELKDRWQREGGEG